The sequence below is a genomic window from Sparus aurata chromosome 6, fSpaAur1.1, whole genome shotgun sequence.
AGGCGATCCGCGCGCCATCTTGTCCGCTTCATACGTGAACCTCTACAGCTCCCGTCACTGACCCAGAATCAACAGATTGTGTGAAACgttggtgtttgtgtttacaaagAGAAAGGTCttgatttggatttttttttttcctaaaaaaaaaaagaaaaaaaagggaagacaaTGCAAACGGACAGAGGAGCAAAAAATCCTCTCACTTCACCATCAGGGGGGCGGAGTATGAATCCTCCATTTTCAGGTCCTTATCTACTGAATACTTGAAGTAGGGGGTTCTCCTACCATGAAATACCATATATATGATTTACATGGtagaaaacatgaaacatttcaaTGTGCCCATGCATGCTGATTTTTACATAATGTGCCAACTGAAAGTGATGATGTAAGGATAATCTCCTGTTCTCTATGCAGAGCGACTTCTCAACCGTTGTGTCAAAAAAGGTTTAGGAGACACAGAGGCTTAAAGAGGCTGGGGCTGGTTTCCTGGGCTTAGACTGGAGACTAATCCTGGTTGTGAATGAGTGACATGGCACTCAGCGTGAGTCGAGAAGTCTGCATCTGTGCCTAGAAGCAGCCGTGTAGGAAGAGCTGAAAGGCCTGTAGATTCaccagtcattttttaaaaggccTTCAAGAAACAATACGAAAAGCCTGTCATACATTTTCACTTTGTTGTCGTCTacaggttgttttttcttttatcgtACGTTGctgaaaactttaaaacaaatcactGTGACCAATGCcagaaacatttttgtttgacaGAACAAACTattgtttacttttttattattctttttatttatttatctatttaagTTTGagctttattttttctattgttTGAGCTTATTGAAAATGCCAGTTTGAGACTGTACTATTTGTATAAGTAAATGTTTTGAGCTGTACAGTAAAAACCTAGGAACAAGTTAAATGTGAGTGTCCAGCATGCTGAATGATTACTTGTGTGAACGTGAGCTAAAATCTCCCATGATGCATCATTCCTCACTCATTAATTGCATCTGCATCGTGACggtgtgatgttgtgtttgaGAGTGATGTGTGTCTCACTTACTGTGTCCCATTAGTAGACAGCCTGTGCAGTTTTGTGAGAGTGCAGCATGTTTTTGGGGTTGCCTGTGTAAACGTATTCAGAAAAgagagatgagtgtgtgtgtgtgcgcgcgcgcgtgtgtgtgcgtgtgcatagCTGCTTTTCTGGGTgtgggtttgtttgtgtgtcagtatgtctgcgtgtgtgttatGAATGCATAAGAgaaaaatctatttaaaaaaactttatcaGAGGAAGTCcctagagagaaaaaaaaagcgagaCTGAGTCAAAGTTTTGAATGAAGCATGGATACTCtgtactgttttttgttttttaatcctaGGAGGCTGTCCTCAGTGCCCCAGTTTGCTATTGTATGTGCTGTATCAGAATATTACTATTGAGTGTTGGCCAGCTTGTTTATATCCATCAAATAAAGGTgactttctttctgtctctttttgtgattttatacTCCGATTTCAAATCCATTGTTTTCTGGTACTAAAACAATTCAATAAACTTTATTCGACGCCTTTCATACATGCAGCCCAGTGTGCTTCACAGAGCTaaagaaaaggggaaaagaCGACAGCGATAAGTACAATTTTCCAAGACTCACAAAAGAGTAAAGTGTTCAAATACATAGAacaaagtataaataaaaaaacaacatatacaAACTAAATGAAGACAATGTGTCATGTTTCGAGATTGAATttagttgtttcctgttttgttttgtaggtTTTATCCTCTCCATGTGTCATGCATTCTgttttacacttcctgtctttgagTTTTCTACTGCCTtttttgaaatctgtttttcccctctctgtcagtttgtctgtgtctCCATGTCTCTTCATCGATCATGTATTCCCTTCTTGTTTTACCTGCCTTGCCAGTGTTCCCCATGTCATCCTTGTTGTTCGTCTTGCGTTTGGGTCCTTTTTGCCAAACTGTGGCAAAATGgatttaaaaagtattaaaaaccaatgacaaaacaagacaaggtaacttctaccttaaaataacagctttgaaATCATGTTggtggtacagtgtcttgtaacagggtgaatggtgtttctgtcacttgtttctgctctatgtaacttcagtgagagggtagaatcacagcgttacatacatgtttacttcaacatacaagttatCAACTCATAAAATTGTTATGACGTcgtgagttttgtttgtagtcagcacctacattgCATCTAGCAAATTCTCACAGaactgggatttgtatttactacagtggtgttgcactcagaaactgtggagGGCACCAGATCACACAATCTACCAATTTCTACTTAATgtcactttaaataaaaaacagtctAAAAGAGATAGGTCTTAAGGTTTCttagaaagaaacagaaacagccaCAACATGCAGGTTGAAAACACATTGATACCGTGATACCGTGGCATCGTGCAAAAAGGACACTACATAATATGTACAGTAAACCAGATCTGTACTTTGTACAGCAATTAGTAGTAGCAATAATACTATGTGGTTATTTTAGTTAACTTTGTACTTATTCAAAAAACTATTCCCGACTTCATCACTTAAGTtccactttgtgtgtgtttaattcctcttaaatgtgtcatttttataCTAGAAAAACTTTTCTAAACGCATCAAAAGTGCTAAATTTCATGtaataatgttttattacttAACTGATAACAACAAATTGTACAATTAACAGCAGAAATCTAGTGGCTTGAAGATATCGTATGCTATGCCTATCATACCGCATACATTTCAATATCTGCAACCTTCTGTTTTCGTTCCTTTCAGGTTTATCGCAACTGATATTTTCCAGTCAAAATAATGACAgagtaaacatttattttaacagtgTAAAATTTGTGTCCTTCACTCAGAGGACATACatataaatgtgaaaatggagAAAAGGGGCATTACGAATGTTTCTATAGTACATGCTACAGTGTACATGCTACAACAGACTGCAAACAGTGTTACTGATCGCAAATCTAATACATGGTTTATACACATATCTACATTTGAGCTAGTCATAAATCATAAAACTACAATTGGTAACATTGTATGTTTGTGGCTCCAAATGCCAGAACAAAGTAatttctttgaaaaataaaaataaaaataacaaaacaaatgattccCAATGAAGATGATTCATATTCAGTTCACTTCAGGACATTCATCGACATATTTCACAGTATTCTCATATCAATCATTTGTATTGTAAATAATACAGGTGAATGCTCAAGATGTACCTGCTTTGTCTGAACAGCATTTGTATGAGGCCTTGTTGAGCCATGGATCTGCCATATGAAGGGTTCAAATCTTATTTGTAGCAGAGTTTTAACGTCCCTTCATGAAGCTGTCTAACAAGCGGTCGCCCCTGTCAGAGAGCCAGTACCCTGCCATGGCCGCCACCGCTCCCATGAAAACCGACGTGTAGACCATATCTCCCTTAGCAGCCAGCGTGGCCAGAGCACAGAGCACCACCCCGAAGAACATTTGCTGCAGGACCTCCACCTCATCATCCTGGATATCTTCGAACAAACCTTTCTCCTGAACACctgtacagagagacagacgttAGGGTCTGCAGTGAGGGGGCTGTCCACGTGACTGTgatccttctgtgtgtgtgtgtgtgtgtgtgtgtgtgtgtgtgtgtgtgtgtgtgtgatgagactCACTGGGTGGCTTCTTCTTCGTACACACACCGTTGCTTCGTATGAATCCTTTGGCACAGTCGCAGCGGAACGAGCCCTCTGTGTTGATGCAGATCTCATCCAGACCGTGACAGGCAAGTACTCTGTCACTACATTCATCTATATCTGAGTGAAGAGAAGACAGGCACAGGATGTATTCTCATCACAGGCGTGTCGATTATCACTGCTCCTCAGACACGTGTGATGAATGCATggcaataaaatacaaataatctCTTTGGTGCCGTTACCCAAACACTTGTGTCCCGTCAGTGTGTACCCAGTGGCACATTTCCTGCAGCGAGCTGGTCCACTACCCATACAGCCCACACAGGCTGGGTCGCAGTCTGGGGATAGAGTGACCATTTAGTTTCTTCATTAAGAGACTGAACTGCATTCTCGGGTGCTGTAAATGCTGCACATGAGAGACAAACAATCCATAAAAGCAATCCAATTAGATCAGACAGGGAGTCCAAAGAGTAGGGATGTAGCAGTCTCATTGAGTAAgtcttgctttttgttttgggcTGAATTTCAACATCTCTCTGGACTGActgcagtggattcagatcacctgtgtgcaggatgGGGAGACCGACTCCTAATTAATGAGTGGAATAAACTTGGGGCACTCCCCTCCCAGCCAACCAGCGGGTGACAACCGCCTTTTGTGAAGGTTTATGAGAGGTGGAGAATGGCATACATGTTGGACTCACTCACTTTCTGAATATGTCCCTGACACACTGTAGACCTCATCCCGAAAGATTGCCAGGCAGAAATTCTGGTATGTTTAGGCCCCTATTGAGATTTCTTTGCAGCCCTGTTTCATTCTAGTTGAGGGATATTGTGTTTATTCTTCAGCCAAGCTGAGTGACCACAAAAGTCAGCAGTCAACTCGGCTGCCTGCATCAGAACCGTCCTTATTTGTGAAAGTATTACTTGACTCACAAATAGCCGGACGCCTGGaggtttcattttgtttgtttatatttggtttATCTTAACTGAACCACCTGAAACCAAAGCCCCTATACACCTTCAGTTTTAACATGTTATTTCATTGGGGACTTGAGAGCTTGTAAAAGCACATTTCAGTTAGATTTTCCCCTGAAGAGGCATTTGTGTATTATCCAAGTAGGTGACATACtgtgtttttcacatcatgCTAAACAACTTACCTCTGCACTCAAACGACCCTTTTGTATTGAAGCAGTATCTGTTTGCAGGACAGATACCCAGCTCAGTACCACACTCATCGATATCTAAAACAAACATAGACTTGCATCATGAGTCTGCTCGTCTTATGCTACATGTGATGATTTCAAGACTCACAAAGCTCTGTATACAGTACCTACACAGGTGTTGTTGTGGAGTGTCCATCCCACTCTGCACCCTTCACATTGGTCACTAGCTGGGCCAGAACACTTACTGCAAACATCTGGACAGCTGTTCACCACAACAGCCGACAGGCAACACAGCCAAGCAGCCTGCAGCAGGTTCCTGTGAAGCATCCTCACTCCCATCTGTTCTTTCAAGTCCAGATGATAAAGTTGTTTATCTCGTCCAAAATATCACATCAGGTTTGTTTAATGAAGCTTGCAAGATCGTAAGAGTTAGGAACAGACAGCTGGCTGAATAACGCAGGCTCTATGAGGAAAGCTTTCAAAAAAAGGCTATTTCTTTGAGAAAATCTCAAAAATATTGCTTAGTTATATCCAAGCATCCCTATAGATCGTTTATGAATAAACGGTTGCAGATTATTTTGATTATCAAGGCTCAAAGAAGACTCAGAAGGCCCAGAAGTcccaaaatgattttaaaagacattatttgCAAGCTCTACGTGCGGTTGAGCTCCTGCACCCACTCCATTTCCAATCTCAGGGCTACTCAagccattttatatttttggggggttgttgttttgttttttttctcatttcaaacaagtctccatctacttcagttgttaaggagcactgcaacactgttttgctgcgaatctccagaaatgttttttagacAATACATGactaaattgtgttttttttgtcttttatccaGGAGGCCAATTTGGATTTGGTGCAACTTCATGGATTCCACTactccgttccgttttcttccccctttttcaGGGGGGGTTACTTGGACCAATTACAGTTAGCTCCATGGGCGAACTGaggcagaggctgccacacaaggtgccaactgcacatcaggagcaattgcTCAaagatacttcggcatgtagctcagttcgaccccaggggagctgggatttgaaccagcaaccaccgatcactagtccaccagctctacccactgagctacagcctaGATCCACTACTCATGAGGGGTAACTCAAATATTGTACTCTTCACTTACAGCTATAGTTACTTTTCCAAATCCAAcgtcacataaaaaaacacatgatttgACTATAACATATGGTGCAAGTGAGCTCCACCTCAATCAACTAAACATTAATATGAAATTATTAACCTAATTTTAAGCACTTTTTCTTCAGAGGCAACTTTTGCAAATAACACCTCTGTGTATTTACATGAGTTAAGTCTGAATGCAGGACTTgcaacagagtatatttacacaACGGTCTTGCTACTTTTACTCAATGTAAGTAACGAGCCATTCATTCATTAGAAACTGTTTGATCATTTGAAATTTGCTGAAAGAAAGTTTCTGTTTCCCAAACCTCCCTAATAACAAACCAATGTCATTGACTGTTACTAAAGTATAGCCTGCCTGTGGACTTCATAAtgaatattgtgatattttccaAAACTTTAATAGCTCATCAGGATGTTTTTCCACTATATACTATATACACTATATTTGCTGCTATctgttttaaagaaaattcaATGCTATCAT
It includes:
- the LOC115582728 gene encoding cysteine-rich with EGF-like domain protein 1 isoform X1 → MCVCDNQTQMSLEVLQVSLSCVVAFKLYQRRYRSDPVDALREMGVRMLHRNLLQAAWLCCLSAVVVNSCPDVCSKCSGPASDQCEGCRVGWTLHNNTCVDIDECGTELGICPANRYCFNTKGSFECRDCDPACVGCMGSGPARCRKCATGYTLTGHKCLDIDECSDRVLACHGLDEICINTEGSFRCDCAKGFIRSNGVCTKKKPPSVQEKGLFEDIQDDEVEVLQQMFFGVVLCALATLAAKGDMVYTSVFMGAVAAMAGYWLSDRGDRLLDSFMKGR
- the LOC115582728 gene encoding cysteine-rich with EGF-like domain protein 1 isoform X2, which translates into the protein MGVRMLHRNLLQAAWLCCLSAVVVNSCPDVCSKCSGPASDQCEGCRVGWTLHNNTCVDIDECGTELGICPANRYCFNTKGSFECRDCDPACVGCMGSGPARCRKCATGYTLTGHKCLDIDECSDRVLACHGLDEICINTEGSFRCDCAKGFIRSNGVCTKKKPPSVQEKGLFEDIQDDEVEVLQQMFFGVVLCALATLAAKGDMVYTSVFMGAVAAMAGYWLSDRGDRLLDSFMKGR
- the LOC115582728 gene encoding cysteine-rich with EGF-like domain protein 1 isoform X3 is translated as MVTLSPDCDPACVGCMGSGPARCRKCATGYTLTGHKCLDIDECSDRVLACHGLDEICINTEGSFRCDCAKGFIRSNGVCTKKKPPSVQEKGLFEDIQDDEVEVLQQMFFGVVLCALATLAAKGDMVYTSVFMGAVAAMAGYWLSDRGDRLLDSFMKGR